The Acetonema longum DSM 6540 genomic interval TTGAGCCGCGAGCAGGAAATCATTAACCGTGAATTTTTCCGCAAACGCATTGCTCACGCCTGGCAGTACCGGCAGAGGTTTTTAGCTGAGCCGGAATACTGCCGGCTGGTGTTTGCTGAAGCTGACTTTTTACCGGCGCTGATCGTTGATAAGTTTGGCGGGTACCTGGTGATTCAGACATTGGCTCTGGGGATCGACAGATATAAGGAGGAGATCGTGTCGATCCTGGATGAAATGTTTCAGCCTGAGGGCATCTATGAACGCAATGATGTGCCGGTACGGGAACTGGAAGGCCTGCCCCAGCAAAAGGGCTATTTAAAAGGCCGTTTCCCAACCCTGATTCAGGTACGGGAGAATGGTCTGCCCTTTTATGCCGATATTGACCTGGGCCAGAAAACCGGCTTTTTCTACGATCAGCGGGAAAACCGCGCTGCCATCAAACCCTTGATGCAAGACGCCACTGTGCTGGACTGTTTCTGTCATACAGGATCTTTCAGCGTCCATGCTGCTGTCTACGGCGCGAAAGAAGTAACTGCCGTGGATATTTCTGAACAGGCCATTGAGGTGGCCAAAAAGAACGCTGCCCTCAATCAGGTCAGCGACAAATGCGAGTTCATGGTGGGTAATGCCTTTGACGTACTGCGCAGCATGTCCGACGAAAAGCGCCAGTTCGACGTAGTCATTCTGGATCCCCCGGCCTTCACCAAAAGCCGCCACGCCCTGGAAGGGGCAGTACGCGGCTATAAGGAAATCAACCTGCGGGGCCTGAAGCTCACGAAATCCGGCGGCTTCCTCATTACCTGCTCCTGCTCCTATCACATGCAGCGGGACCTGTTCAGCGCCGTAGTCCAGGAAGCCGCCCACGACGCCCACCGCACCATCCGCCAGGTGGAGTACCGCACTCAGGCAAAAGATCATCCGATACTGCCAGCCTCGGATGAGACGAGTTATCTGAAGTTTTTGGTGCTGGAAGTGTTGTAAAAGGCAGAGAAGTCCATTAGATAGGTGAGAAGCCCCGGATGCTCGACATTCCGCAAGAGCCCCGACTTCAGATACGGGGGGTGTTTGCAGGGATTAGACAACCGGGGCCTTATTATTGTGAAATGAGACGAAATAAAGCGTCAGAGTGAGATAGTTTTACTAAATCCTATGCTATCGGATATATTGGTTATTATATCTTATTGCTAAAAGTCAAAAAGTCAAATAAAATAAAATCAAAAGTCAGTAAAAGTCAATACACGGTTATACTGCCTGCTATTTACCGGAATACTAAGAAAGATGCCCTGCATCTCTCTGGAAAAGGAGGTAAAGCATATGCCAAACTTGGCTGATTTGATTGAAGAATTTATCTTGCGAAAGCTCTCGGACCATGGGGGCGGGATTGTGCTGCTGCAGCGCAATGATTTAGCCGACGAGCTGGCCTGCGCTCCTTCACAGATTAGTTATGTTCTCAGCACCCGGTTTACCAGTGAGCGTGGCTTTTATGTAGAGTCACGGCGGGGGTCAGGCGGATTTATCCGCATTGCCCGTATTCCTGCCGGTCATGTCCTGCAGTTTGAGGTGCGGCGCCAGGAACCCGGTCCGGCCAGGCCGGAAGATGTGGTGGAAATCATTGGCCGCCTGCGGGATAATGGCATGGTCAGTGCCCGCGAAGCGGTTCTGTTGACCGGGGTATTCGAGATATTCGGTCAGGCCTTGGACGAACGTCAAAAGATAGAGGTCTTACGGTCCTTGCTGGGGCGTCTCATGAATCTGTAGAGATGGAAAGAGAACGCTCAATCACATATATCAGGAGGGAGTTTTATATGCTTTGTGATGACTGCAAAAAACGGCCGGCCTGTGTGCATATTACCAAGATTGTTAACAATCAAAAAGTAGAAAAACACTTGTGTGAGCAATGCGCCCAAAATGCCGGTGAACTTCAGTTTGCTCTGGACAGCAGTTTTTCGGTGCATGATTTTCTTAAAGGCATGTTTACTCATGGCATGATCGACGGCGGCAGTCCTGCCGTCAAAAATGAAATTGCCTGCCCTAACTGTGGCATGACCTATAGCGATTTCAGCCAAAACGGCAAAATCGGCTGCAGCGTGTGCTACACCACTTACGCCGACCGGCTGGAGCGCTTACTGCGCCGGGTGCATGGCGCCAGCGCCCATACCGGCAAAGTGCCTTGCCGTACCGGCGGCGCTTTGGTAGCCAGACAGAAAATTAAGCAGTTGAAAAAGACCCTGGAGCAGCTAGTGGCCCGGGAAGAATATGAGCAGGCAGCCAAAGTCCGGGATGAGATTAAGGGCTTGGAAAGAAACATGTCGGAGGGGGGAAAATAAATGTTGCTGCAAGACTTGCTGGATCAGCCTCAGGTATCCTGGATGAAGCCCGGCGCCAAAGACGGCGATATTGTCCTATCCAGTCGGATTCGTCTGGCCAGAAATCTGGCTGACATTCCTTTTCCCGGCCGGGCGGAGGCCGGCCAACTGCAGCAAACCGCCGACCAAATCCACCAGTCGGTTTCTGCTTTGGCCGCATCAGATCGGCATGAATATCTGTTTATACCGCTGGAACAGCTTACACCCTTGGATCGGCTCATTCTGGTGGAAAAACATATCACCAGCCCCAACCATGTACAGGAATCTAAAGGCAGGGCGCTCTTAGTACGGGATGATTCAATGGTCAGCATCATGGTCAATGAAGAAGATCATCTGCGCGTTCAATGCATGATGCCGGGGGCCAATCTCTCGGAGGCATTCGCTTTAGCCGACCGGGTGGATGACGTCCTGGAAGCGGAGCATGACTATGCCTATAGTGAGCGCCTGGGGTATCTGACTTCATGTCCCACCAATATTGGCACCGGCTTGCGGGCCTCAGCCATGCTGCATCTGCCGGTCCTGGTGCTGACCAAACAAATTCAGCGGGTGGTGAATGCCGCAACCCAGCTGGGTTTGGCGGTACGGGGCATCTACGGTGAAGGCACCGAGGCGGTGGGCAATATCTTTCAGATTTCCAACCAACTGACCTTGGGCTACAGTGAAGCTGAGATCATTGAGAACCTCACCAGTGTGGTGCAGCAGGTGGTAGATCAGGAACGGGCGGCCCGGTCCGCTCTGATGGCTGAATCCCGAAGTCTGCTGGCGGACCGGATTTGGCGGGCTTATGGCATACTGCGCTTCGCCCGGAGCATATCCGGCCAGGAAGCCTTGGCCATGCTCAGTGAAGTGCGGCTGGGCATTGATCTGAAAATTATTGAAAACCTGCCGGCGGAAATATTTAATGAGCTGTTGGTAGCTACCCGACCTAATTTTCTTCAGAAACGGTCCGGCGGCGAGAATGATCCGGCTGCCCGCGACCGATACCGGGCGGAATTAATCCGGGAAAAGCTCAGCGCCTTTGAAATAAAACAACCTTAGAACAAGTGAAGAACAGGAACAGGTCCAGATAGGTTCATGATGGTGTCATAGAGGAGGAAACATTATGTTGAACAGATTTACTGAAAGAGCGCAGAAAGCATTGGAATTGGCGCGGCAGGAAGCCATCCGCTTCCGTCATGGCTATATCGGCACGGAACATTTATTGCTGGGCCTTATTAAAGAGGGTGGCGGCGTTGCCGCTAAGGCTCTGGAAGCGCTGGATGTGGACGCCGAGACCGTGCAAGAACAAATCGAGCAGGCAATTGGATATGGGCAAGAGCAGCCGGGAGAGGTTGTTTTGACTCCCCGTTCCAAGAAGGTCCTGGAGCTGGCAGTGCAGCACGCACAGCAAATGGGTCATAACTATGTGGGAACAGAACACCTTTTGCTGGGGTTAATCAGCGAAGGAGACGGGGTGGCGGCCCAGGTCCTGGTTAGTTTGGGAGCCGATCTTCAGGCCGTACAGGCCAAAGTGATTGAGCTGTTAGGCGGTTTTGCCATATCCGGTCAGGCGCCTCAGCCTAAGGCGCCGGGGCAGGGCCAATCCACTACCCCGGCCGTGAATGAATTCGGCCGTGACCTTAATCAATTAGCCCAGGAAGGAAAAATTGATCCAGTAATTGGCCGCAATGCCGAGATTGAACGGGTGATTCAGATTTTAAGCCGCCGGACTAAAAATAACCCGGTGCTGATCGGTGAGCCCGGTGTCGGCAAAACGGCGGTGGCTGAAGGATTGGCTCAGCAGATTGTGGAGGGCAGGGTCCCCGAGATATTGCGGGATAAAAGGGTAGTATCCCTGAACATGGCTTCGATTGTGGCCGGGTCCAAATATCGCGGCGAATTCGAAGAGAGGCTGAAAAAAGTCATGGAAGAGATTCGTCAGGCCGGCAATATCATTCTGTTTATCGACGAACTGCACACCCTGATTGGGGCTGGCGCCGCCGAAGGCGCCATTGATGCGGCCAACATCCTGAAACCTTCCCTGGCCCGGGGCGAACTGCAGGTCATCGGCGCCACCACCCTGGATGAGTATAAGAAGCATATCGAAAAGGATGCAGCCCTGGAGCGGCGGTTCCAGCCGATTATTGTGGGTGAACCCACCGTAGAGGATGCCATTGCTATCCTGCGAGGCCTGCGAGACCGCTATGAGGCCTTCCATAAAGCCCAGATCACCGAT includes:
- a CDS encoding class I SAM-dependent rRNA methyltransferase, translated to MDKYAQVLLRKGAQHRVENGHPWVYQSEVDYVEGDFEPGDIVDVYNFRHRFIGRGYINPRSQILVRILSREQEIINREFFRKRIAHAWQYRQRFLAEPEYCRLVFAEADFLPALIVDKFGGYLVIQTLALGIDRYKEEIVSILDEMFQPEGIYERNDVPVRELEGLPQQKGYLKGRFPTLIQVRENGLPFYADIDLGQKTGFFYDQRENRAAIKPLMQDATVLDCFCHTGSFSVHAAVYGAKEVTAVDISEQAIEVAKKNAALNQVSDKCEFMVGNAFDVLRSMSDEKRQFDVVILDPPAFTKSRHALEGAVRGYKEINLRGLKLTKSGGFLITCSCSYHMQRDLFSAVVQEAAHDAHRTIRQVEYRTQAKDHPILPASDETSYLKFLVLEVL
- a CDS encoding CtsR family transcriptional regulator — encoded protein: MPNLADLIEEFILRKLSDHGGGIVLLQRNDLADELACAPSQISYVLSTRFTSERGFYVESRRGSGGFIRIARIPAGHVLQFEVRRQEPGPARPEDVVEIIGRLRDNGMVSAREAVLLTGVFEIFGQALDERQKIEVLRSLLGRLMNL
- a CDS encoding UvrB/UvrC motif-containing protein; the protein is MLCDDCKKRPACVHITKIVNNQKVEKHLCEQCAQNAGELQFALDSSFSVHDFLKGMFTHGMIDGGSPAVKNEIACPNCGMTYSDFSQNGKIGCSVCYTTYADRLERLLRRVHGASAHTGKVPCRTGGALVARQKIKQLKKTLEQLVAREEYEQAAKVRDEIKGLERNMSEGGK
- a CDS encoding protein arginine kinase, which translates into the protein MLLQDLLDQPQVSWMKPGAKDGDIVLSSRIRLARNLADIPFPGRAEAGQLQQTADQIHQSVSALAASDRHEYLFIPLEQLTPLDRLILVEKHITSPNHVQESKGRALLVRDDSMVSIMVNEEDHLRVQCMMPGANLSEAFALADRVDDVLEAEHDYAYSERLGYLTSCPTNIGTGLRASAMLHLPVLVLTKQIQRVVNAATQLGLAVRGIYGEGTEAVGNIFQISNQLTLGYSEAEIIENLTSVVQQVVDQERAARSALMAESRSLLADRIWRAYGILRFARSISGQEALAMLSEVRLGIDLKIIENLPAEIFNELLVATRPNFLQKRSGGENDPAARDRYRAELIREKLSAFEIKQP